In Mycteria americana isolate JAX WOST 10 ecotype Jacksonville Zoo and Gardens chromosome 5, USCA_MyAme_1.0, whole genome shotgun sequence, one DNA window encodes the following:
- the LOC142410302 gene encoding transmembrane protein 178B-like has translation MAAAAQALSGTGLLLAAAALALLAVAIGTDSWYETDARRHRERCRGFGHKRSDPPGSMSAPSSHLPLRARPPRALLPGRPPAPAPAAAAAALDSHCGRRFNSTVSGLWRRCHRAGYEPDSEELIRKGVIQRCTAVKYHYTSSSLPRNLPINITNTIRQDEWHALHLRRMTAGFIGMAVSIILFGWIIGVLGCCKQQELMQYVAGLLFLMGGTCCIISLCTCVAGINFELSRYPRYVYGLPEDISHGYGWSMFCAWGGLGLTLLAGFLCTLAPSLNTSRASVQKPRQENGAV, from the exons ATGGCGGCCGCGGCTCAGGCGCTGAGCGGCACCGGGCTGCTcctggccgccgccgccctcgcccTCCTGGCCGTGGCCATCGGCACCGACTCCTGGTACGAGACGGACGCGCGGCGGCACCGTGAGCGCTGCCGCGGCTTCGGCCACAAGCGCAGCGACCCGCCCGGTTCCATGTCGGCGCCCAGCTCGCACCtgccgctccgcgcccggcccccgcgggcccTGCTGcccgggcggcccccggcccctgccccggccgccgccgccgccgctctggACTCGCACTGCGGCCGCCGCTTCAACTCCACCGTCTCGGGGCTCTGGAGGCGCTGCCACCGCGCGGGATACGAGCCAGACAGCGAGGAGCTCATCCGGAAAG GAGTTATTCAGCGCTGCACTGCTGTGAAGTACCACTACACCTCCAGCTCTCTGCCTCGCAACTTACCCATCAACATCACGAACACCATCCGGCAGGATGAGTGGCATGCGCTCC aTCTGCGGAGGATGACAGCTGGCTTCATTGGCATGGCAGTCTCCATCATCCTGTTTGGGTGGATCATTGGTGTGCTGggctgctgcaaacagcaggaGCTCATGCAGTATGTGGCTGGGTTGCTCTTCCTAATGGGAG gTACATGCTGTATCATCTCACTCTGCACATGCGTAGCTGGGATCAATTTTGAGTTATCTCGCTATCCTCGCTACGTCTATGGGCTGCCAGAGGACATCAGTCATGGCTATGGCTGGTCCATGTTCTGTGCCTGGGGAGGCCTGGGCCTCACCCTGCTGGCTGGGTTCCTCTGCACATTGGCCCCATCACTCAACACTTCTCGGGCGTCCGTACAAAAACCCAGACAAGAAAATGGGGCTGTGTGA